The genomic segment GTTTGCCTTCACATTATTCTGGTCTAAATTCATCATATGACCATCCCAcctctattttcatgaattcatgTTCAATGCTATAGGTTCTCAATGCGATACAAATAGCGGAAATTTTAAAACAACTAATTTACTGACATCAAACAAGAAGAAGTACAGAAATCAAGTCTAAAGATGAAACTAGAAGCAAGTAATATGAATAGCTTCTGACTCTGCTACTTTTTCCTGCTGGACACAGGAAAAACATCTCCAAAGGACAGTCCACTTACCTGGCAAGTCAGATGTAAGATAGCTTTTGGAGTTGCCCGGGCTATTCATTATCTCCACACAACTGGTTCAAACATTTGTCATGGAAACATAAGATCATCAAATGTCCTCTTGACTGATACTCTTGATGCCCGCTTGTCAGAGTTTGGCATCGTTAGACTTATTTCACCAGAACATAAACCCGACCTCATTAATGGCTATCGTGCACCAGAAGTGAGAAATGCTCATGAAGTTTCTCAAAAATCTGATGTCTACAGCTTTGGAGTCCTGCTGTTGGAGCTACTAACTGGAATAAAGCCAGTCGGCACCATTTCTCCGACTACCGGTGTTTACCTGGCTGAATGGGTAAGAACAATGATCAGGGAGAAACCAATTCTTGAAGTTTTCGATGATGAACTATTACTCGAGTATCAGGCTGACTTTGAAGGGCAAATGGTTAAACTATTAGAACTTGCAATTTGTTGTACTTTTGAGTATCCAGACAGAAGACCTTTAATGAGTGCTGTATTAAAGCGGATGAGGGAGACTTGTAGTTTAAGCTCTGAAGATTAAATTGTGTTAAGCGCTCATGTTTATCTGAGGCTAACTTTATTTGCATAATCTTGATTCAAGTTTTTAACCGATGAAATTCTGATAGGTGTTATAGTAGCTTGAAAGCAAAGGCAAATAACACCTTGTTGCAGGGTGTACAAAGACAAGTTCTTCTATTTCTCTTCAATGTTTATATTTTTGCTAGTTTCGTTTGCTAAGGTCTTTTTCTGCATACAAATTTGAATTTGGTTAGAATCTGGATACTCTTTTTGAGTACCTTCACTACTGATCTATATTTCTATGACTGGTTTGGTAATAGTCAATTGTTCTTCTAAGTGTTCAAATATAGATTAATGAAAACTTCAGAAGGATAATCTATTGGAACAAAATCAGAAGAATTTAAGCTAGCACTTGATCCATTCTCCTCCCTTTAGCGAACAAAAATCAGCTGATCATCACATATATTGTAGTACATGAGCAAGCCAAATTCTTGTCCAGAATTGGATTGATCAGTTAGATTGACCTGTTTTTTTTATAGCTGAGCAGACAAGGATCAAAGGATTAGTACAAAACACCAGAACCTGTGTTATTGGCTTATTGGTTTGTGCAACACTTTTTGACTGTTAACACAATATGTGCACAAATATAATGCAGAAACAGCAAATACCTAACaccctgtcatttcctttttgtttctttttctttgcctttaTTCTGCTTGGCAGATTGCAAGATATcttttatatatacatatatatatatatatatatatatatatttcaattatggcAGCAACAATGCAGAGAAGAGAACTAGGCCAGATTGGAATGAAGATACGTAAATGTTGAGTAACTTAAATGTTGGCACCAaaccagccaaaaaaaaaaaagttgtaagGGTATTTAACATTTATTACGTAGAAACCGGAGTTAACTCTTGATAAATCATTTACAAAGCACACcgaattataattataaaaccTGCACAATTTAATGAATGTGAAACTCAATTGCAACAGGAAAAATAATTGAACTAGCAAATAACACCCATATTCCAACAAGAAATATAATAGTGCCAACCAAACTTAACTCTAGTCAAGTTTCTAAGAGGAAATAAGAAACTTCTACCTTTAAGTGGTGTTATATTATTATACCAACCTTAACCTTGATTATTGGGAACCATTACTTTTccccaagaaaacaaaagtgcACAAACATTTCTTAGACCCTTCCAATATAATattcaaagaaaaaaaggttAATTTCATTTTACAGCTCTCAATTATGCTCCAATTTTCACTTTGGTTTCTAAATTCTAAATACTTTAATTCTTAAACAGGATCTCGATTCTCACTTTGATCTCTTAACTCTAAATTGGAACACTTTACTCCCTAAACTATATTGCGATTCCTGTTTTGGTTCCCCAAAATCCTTCTTCAATCTAACTTTTAGAATTCTTGTGGTTATTTTTAATCTAATTTCCCTTTTACAATCTCGCAACATATAATCATGCTGCTCAAATGACTGGTATTTTGTTAGTTTCGAGGATTCTGCTGATGATTGTACTTAAGTGGGACAGTTTTCATAGTTAAGGGGTGCCAATTGGAATTAACCCAAAGATAAGAATGCAATCTCTGAAACCCAAGCTGACATGGCATAACATCGAGGATCAGTGGGCCCTATGACAACAAAACAGGCAACGCGCCAATTACTAAATCCATGCTACAGGTTTTTCCTTCCTAAAGAATCAGTCGCCGACCTATTAACTAATAGCCTGCCCAAATTCTTCTTCCTTAAATTCTTCCTTCCCGGCTTAGATTTCTCCGACTCTTCTGCCCATTTTTCACTCCTTTGTATACTTCCATACCCTGTAATCCCTTTGTTTTAATACAAAAACCTCAACCAAACTCCCATTTGGtggaaaaaaaatagtaataaacaGCCTTCAAAATCTATTCTTGCTGAAAAGATACCTGAAAATCCGAGgcttttctttctaattttctgCCAGAATTTATAGATTCTGTTGAAGTTCAATACGAAAACCTGTACCAAACTCCCAATTGGTGGAAAAAGCAATACACAGCCGTCGAAATCCTGAATTGGATCCTTGCagaaaaggtacttgaattcagagacttttctttctaattttctgCAAGAATTATAGATTTTGTTGAAGTCCCTTGAATCGTTTTGGCCAAGTTAGCTTGAATTCAGCAGCATCCTTGATTTAGGGAAGCGGGTTCTAGAAAGATGGATGATATGAAGGATAAAGTCAAGGGGTTCATGAAGAAAGTCAACAATCCATTTACTTCTTCCTCTTCAGGTAAGTTCAAGGGCCAGGGTAGAACCTTGGGCTCTTCTGCACCATCATCTTCCGCACCCACAAGTTCCATTCCTTCAAGAATTATTCCACCACCAGTTATTGATTCCACTAAAAGCAAGATTTCATCAAGTTCATCAAATTCTAGACCTAACGTGAATGGTAGTAGCAATCTCTCTGAtaagaaaattgaaaacaaaaagagtgAAATAAGGACTCATACGAATGAGAATGGGAAGGTGAGAAATGGGTTTGATCCATTTGATTCATTGATTACGTCTAcgaagagaaatccaaatggTTATGAGTTAAATGTGGTTGAATGTCCTGTTTGTGGTAAAGGGTATGGTTCTGAAGAGGAGGTGGCTGGCCATATTGAAAATTGTTTGAAAGCTTCCGAGGTGAAAAGTGAATGTTTGGGGAAGGAATTTGATGATGGTGATGGCAGGGAGGAGGCAAAAGGTGAGTTGGAGGTTTGTGTTGGTGCATATGTTTCTGGGAAGCCGTCTGAGGGATCAATGGATGTGGTACTTAAGcttttgaagaatgtagttaGGGAGCcagaaaatggaaagtttagGAAGATTAGGATGGGGAATCCTAAGATAAAAGAGGCGATAGGTGATGTTGTGGGAGCTGTGGAATTGTTGGAATGTGTGGGGTTTAACTTGAATGAAGATGGTGAGGAAATGTGGGCTGTGATGGATGTTCCATCTAAGGAGCAGCTTGGTTTAATCCAGGGTGCAATTTCTTTACTGGAGCCGCAAAAAGTTGAAGAATCACCGTCTACAGCTCCAGCTAAGGTGGATGAGCCAGACGATCCAAAGGAGATTGACAGACAGGTATAGAGTTTTGTTTATTTAACTCTTTTTTGTTGTGTAGTTATTCTTTGTCTACTGCAGTGTCACTTACTTTGTTAATTGTTGGAACAGCTTGTGCTTTTACTTCATATGTTGTGTATTACCCATTTTGGCTTCTAAACTTGTCTCTTTCTTGTGGGATGCTAAATAGGCTAGGATGATAATCAAGTAGGACTAGAAAGAGACGAAACAGAAATTCTTGCATACATTATGATTTATTTTTGGATCTTTAAATCCAAGTAGATATATTcatgcaaaataaaaaagaaaactttcaGCTTCTTGATGAAGCTGTGGTCATAACCTTAGTTCTCCTGTTTgatggatgaactttttttCTTCCTAATAGCCGGGGCCCCTGCTCTTCAAAATCTCCTGGTGCATTTTCTGAAGGACCAGTACcccaaggaaaacaaaaaatgaaacaatGAAGATCTCCAATATGATGGTGAATAATGTTGAGTATTAACATTTAtttcagccaaaaaaaaaaccttcattTTGTCTGAAAAATACTAGATACGTACAAGCAGCATTATATCCTTAGATcaggatttttctctttttgtgtTGAAACTAAAATTGTGATGTGGAGAGTATTTTTTTCACCTATCAAGATGGAGCATGCTCATGGTATGAATTTATGATTATGTTTTTCTATTGTTCTCTTTTGCTGGAAAAAAAAGATCCGTAACATATATATTATTAGAGACAACTCAAGCTGATTGTTGAACATGGCCCTTTCTTAATGCTGCATATATGGTCACCATTATACTATTATTTTCATTGCTGAGGCATTGGGACTAGTGGTTTTCAGAGTTTGAGTTGTGTTGACCATGTAAATTAGCTTCAGGCATCCACATAGAATAGATATTTAATTGTAGATATCATAGCaagtttgctataatgcttaatGTGGAGCAAATGAATGTTTGGTATTTTCTGCAAACGTCTCCTAAGGCCTCTTACTTGGTATGAAAATCTTATTTTGGTAATTTATCTTGCTTTCCCACCTTGTACCTTTGTTTCATCTCTGGAAGGGAAACATCCACTTTCTTCAACTGTTTAATTGACTGGTATCGTACCCCATGAAGAGCATCATCGCAATCAGTTCTTAGTTTCATGAAAACCCCAATATAAGTTGCTTTCCATACAATTTCTGGAAATATACTTCACAATGTAATTGCAGTCGCTAGATCTTTGTCATTTTGCAAGAATAAAGTCCCAGGAGTAGCCACTGCTTAACTAGTCATAGTTATAGTTTTTCCGTCCAAGATTGAAGGGATAAGTACTACAAAGAAAAGCTGAAAACCTCAGGAAAAGATGTGCAAGGATGATTTCCTGATAGCTTTGATGTCAATTATATCTTTGAGATTCTATACAACAGTGAAACCCTGACTTGTGCATGTTATAGAGCAAATCTAACTTTTGTGGATACCTCGAGTCCCATAAAAGTGGTAGAGGTCTAATGCTGAACCCCATCATTCCATGGTGTTCTTAATACTGGGAAAAAGAGAAGGAGAATCCTTGAGAATTTTGACATTGAGGATGGAGATGGAAGAGCATTGCTTGCATACTGCCAAGTAGGgggtaaaattgaaaaaatgatAATTTCCCTCTTGGACCTTTTGTTTGTAAGTTAAGACCTTAAAATTGATTATTGTAATTTCGTCGCTGATAATTTGTTTCCATTTCAAGTAGGTTTTATACACCTTTGATGTAGGAACATCTCTTGGTTTACTCTCTTATCTGTTCAACCTCCTGTTTTACATCTCACTGTACCAAGAAGTCGTATTTAATCCTTTTCTGAAGGTACAGATTGTACTTTATATTTTGTATGTTGCTTATATGCTAAATGCTTTATCTTGGCTTATCATCAAATCTCTTGGTTAATTAGCTAATCTTACTTTACTGTTATTCCTGTACTTATTTTTACAGCCATTGTCTTAAACTGATGATTGTATTGTCCTTTTGCATGCCAGATTCGGGTTTTCTTTTCCGTTCCAGAAAGCACAGCAGCAAAAATTGAACTGCCTGATTCTTTCTATAACCTTTCTCGGGAAGAACTGAAGAGAGAGGCGGATATGAGAAAAAAGAAGATTGGAGAATCCCAGCTGTTAATTCCTAGATCATTTATGGAAAAGCAGGCAAAAGCTGCCAGAAAGAGATTCACGAAAACTGTTATCAGAGTGCAGTTTCCTGATGGAGTGGTGCTTCAAGGCATCTTTTTACCTTCAGAGCCAACTACTGCTCTATATGAGGTTAGTCCTCCAACATTCTTATCAAATTGTTATATGTGTTATAGCTTAAgtatttcaagaaaacaaaatgctagTTCTCAATGATTTAAAAGTAATTAATGACCTAGTGTACTAAGTGGTCCTTTCACCAGTTGATAGGAGTTGTTATACTGCTTCTTTGATTATTTTTCTCTATCAACATGTCCAATGTTTTCTAAGGGTGGTTGGATTCTGAAGGAAGTGCAAATTTCCAGATGTACATTGTTGTCTTGACCCTTCTAGTATAATACTCATCTTGAACATAAATTCCTGACTTTTGCAATAACCTTAATTGATAATTTTTTGTTCTTGTTCTCTGTGCAGACAGTTTTGGCTGATTCTAATTTCTTAGGAGGATTATTTGCCATTGTAGATCTTCTTTAAAGCTCTATGTAAATGAGGCTTCAATGGACTCCATTGTCTGTTCCTCAATTGCCTTCTTTTGCTTTGTCCTGGACTCGTATTAATCCTATACTTGAATGTGTTATCTGAAGCATATGGGCCTGATGAATCCTAAAGCATCAGACTAACTCCTTCATTTCAGTCAGTAAAGGACCAACAAAATGTTATTATTTATGTCTCCTTGGTTTTGATCTTCCTTTGGTTGCTTCTTATCTGAGGGGTACTAATAATCTTTGGTTCATGTCTaggcaaatgaatatagaaaaATGCTATTTTTATGAAGAAGGATAGCCCCAAAGATTGCCCAGTCAAAACTCCTAACTTTCTAGTGGTCAAAAAAGATGATAGTCTATTACATACCTGGGAGTATGATCTCCTGTGAATGGGCATTCAAGAATGGCAGTGCTATTCTCATATTACTGGATATGCTTTGATAGGGCAGGCAGAGCTGTTCTCGTACTATGATCCCTACTATATTGAATGTCTCACTTATGCTATAGTAATATCAGATACATGTCTGTGCCGATGTAAATGAATGTTAGTATTTTGCCTGTCTGGACTTTGTGTTACCTCTGTTTTCTGCATTAGATATATCAGAATGTTACCGCACCATTACATGTCTGTTGCGGGTTCCATCCCAGCGGTCTAATTTTGTGCCCTGCTATTTTTGTATCATCAGTTTGTCAGCTCAGCGCTCAAGGAACAAAGCTTGGAGTTTGAACTATTAGATCCAGTGCTTGTAAAACGGCGGGTGATCCCACGTTTTCCTGCAGCAGGACAGAGAGCAATAACACTTGAAGTTGAGGAACTGGTTCCTTCGGCTCTAATCAAATTTAGACCTATTGAAACAGATTCAGTTGTTTTCACTGGTCTACGCAACGAACTCCTGGAGGTCAGTGAACCCCTTGTTCCTGGTTCAGCCGTTGCGTGATGATGAATTTCAGTATTCCATTTCAGAACCCCATTCCAGTTTCCCAACCTGAAGCAAACATATTGAAGAATTTTCAGCATCTCATAATTCTTTACATCGTCCATTCTGCTATTGTCCCAAGGTTGTGGAGTCATATATCAATATATTTCTTCCTTCCGAATGTTGTGTGCAACCTTTTGCTTTTTAGTCATTTTCAGCTGATACAGACATTGTCGAGTGCCAGAATACATGTTTGTAAAGTTGGAACTTGTAAAAGCAAGAGAATTTTGGATAGATATCAGGTTCTTTTAGCACTTGGGATGGGTTCTAATATTTTTGCCACGgtcttctttttaatttttctggTGGTTGTTTGCCATCGAACAAATTTCCAATTTTACGTTCACATTACATCAGAATAAGAAAGCCAAGAATCTAGTAAagatttctttatttattcatcttttatttttatttttttatatttgggTAGCAAAAACTCCTTTTTTTGATATAAATTGGGATTTGAAAAATACAAATATACAATGCATCGACATTACAAACTAAGTGTCCCGGATTCAACACCTCTCACATATACTAAAAGGATTACAaaaattgtttcaaaaaaaaattacaaactaATCAAATATTGTGAGATGACACtaaattttataggttcctTTTCGTTGATTAATAAATGAGATGTTTATAACCTAATCCATTCAGTTTCTATCTGTTTCCTTTCTCCAAAATTTGTTTTGCCTTCACAAGaattttgtgtttggattgcaatttttttttttttttgcaatatttTTCGTGAATacaattttcaatcacttttttactttacatatatcaaatcgctacagtaatatttctaaaaaaaaattcaaaaaaaaatgcaatccaaacaaagccgcTTTggtctctttatttggtaatgTTTGTacccaaaaataaaatgaattaatGAAGCCTagtcatttttctgttttgtcaAATTCAAAAAGCCTAATCTGATAAGGTATTCTTCAGGCCCTGCAAGATTTTATTTGCTCATTCAGCAAGATTCAGATTGCGTTGTTCGAAACCCAGCCCATTGGGCATTAAATAATACACTCCTTCTAACATCTAAATGGGTGTCCATTGGGCATTGAATAATGCACAGGCTTTTTAACAGCCACAAGTAGATACCCACATTTGTTGTCCTCTCCACTTGagtacttttttattttatctaacttcAATTCTTTGAAAAGGAATTTTCTAATCCGTGCCTTTAAGATGTAATTTTCAAGTTATAATGCCTACATTCATATTAATCGCCCTGATCTATTTGAAGCCTCTTTTAGCCAATACCCCTAGTTAGAAAACCTCTTTTTTTGTAAAGTTTTTTTCTAGCAGGGTAGGGGTGAAATCGAAGCTAATCAAATTAAAAATCCTAGTATTCACTcttgtttaattatttcaaCGAATTGGAAATTTTATTTAAACTTAACTTCTTGTTGCTGAACTGAATTTGaacgatttttttttatcaaatttgaaaattatcgAATACAAAACGCTTTTTCAAACTTGATTTGACTAGTTAATTAATCAAATTTGAATGAACTCGTACCAAAGTAAACTCGATTCGAGTATCAAATAATTTGATTTATCTTTCAACTATAACAGGAGAGAGATGGGATTTAAGAAATGGGGAGGGGGGAAGAGGGGATTGGAACTAGAAAACACCTCTTGAAAACCCTTCTTAACCATATGCAGTAAATTGCTGTTAGAAAAAACTCTTcttcaaaattaaaaatcagGGGATAAGCCGATTATTCAATGGTAATTTTTCGTATTTGTCTATCAAtttgagttctttttttttccagtaaGCAGGAAGTCTATGAAAATGAGTTATGCCAACTTTGATCAGGATGGAGGCCCCATTTCTAAGAAAATGGAATCCGCTCATCACA from the Coffea arabica cultivar ET-39 chromosome 11e, Coffea Arabica ET-39 HiFi, whole genome shotgun sequence genome contains:
- the LOC113717638 gene encoding probable inactive receptor kinase At1g48480; protein product: MLDASVSNHFLILTAFCLFAYFLLCLIRCRYNESLKIRKRDFDKILQQPEMVYQNQTPSAGSKLVFFGNGDGGYSVKELMHSASKVLWKGTFGTSFKTELKGGNAVMVKRLKGSCSSETEFRERVLEIGILLHENLLPLRAYCCYQNENFLVYDCMRMGSLAKHLHGKTSPKDSPLTWQVRCKIAFGVARAIHYLHTTGSNICHGNIRSSNVLLTDTLDARLSEFGIVRLISPEHKPDLINGYRAPEVRNAHEVSQKSDVYSFGVLLLELLTGIKPVGTISPTTGVYLAEWVRTMIREKPILEVFDDELLLEYQADFEGQMVKLLELAICCTFEYPDRRPLMSAVLKRMRETCSLSSED
- the LOC113719664 gene encoding plant UBX domain-containing protein 2 isoform X1, with the protein product MDDMKDKVKGFMKKVNNPFTSSSSGKFKGQGRTLGSSAPSSSAPTSSIPSRIIPPPVIDSTKSKISSSSSNSRPNVNGSSNLSDKKIENKKSEIRTHTNENGKVRNGFDPFDSLITSTKRNPNGYELNVVECPVCGKGYGSEEEVAGHIENCLKASEVKSECLGKEFDDGDGREEAKGELEVCVGAYVSGKPSEGSMDVVLKLLKNVVREPENGKFRKIRMGNPKIKEAIGDVVGAVELLECVGFNLNEDGEEMWAVMDVPSKEQLGLIQGAISLLEPQKVEESPSTAPAKVDEPDDPKEIDRQVLYTFDVGTSLGLLSYLFNLLFYISLYQEVVFNPFLKIRVFFSVPESTAAKIELPDSFYNLSREELKREADMRKKKIGESQLLIPRSFMEKQAKAARKRFTKTVIRVQFPDGVVLQGIFLPSEPTTALYEFVSSALKEQSLEFELLDPVLVKRRVIPRFPAAGQRAITLEVEELVPSALIKFRPIETDSVVFTGLRNELLEVSEPLVPGSAVA
- the LOC113719664 gene encoding plant UBX domain-containing protein 2 isoform X2, with protein sequence MDDMKDKVKGFMKKVNNPFTSSSSGKFKGQGRTLGSSAPSSSAPTSSIPSRIIPPPVIDSTKSKISSSSSNSRPNVNGSSNLSDKKIENKKSEIRTHTNENGKVRNGFDPFDSLITSTKRNPNGYELNVVECPVCGKGYGSEEEVAGHIENCLKASEVKSECLGKEFDDGDGREEAKGELEVCVGAYVSGKPSEGSMDVVLKLLKNVVREPENGKFRKIRMGNPKIKEAIGDVVGAVELLECVGFNLNEDGEEMWAVMDVPSKEQLGLIQGAISLLEPQKVEESPSTAPAKVDEPDDPKEIDRQIRVFFSVPESTAAKIELPDSFYNLSREELKREADMRKKKIGESQLLIPRSFMEKQAKAARKRFTKTVIRVQFPDGVVLQGIFLPSEPTTALYEFVSSALKEQSLEFELLDPVLVKRRVIPRFPAAGQRAITLEVEELVPSALIKFRPIETDSVVFTGLRNELLEVSEPLVPGSAVA